In the genome of Hyphomonas sp. Mor2, one region contains:
- a CDS encoding CPBP family intramembrane glutamic endopeptidase encodes MLRTAALRPRKRRLQRDKDFTGARLSSFREVFLRHGLPGLVLALCFLSDPGLRNVLAGSLAGVSADPPRYAVGFVVILLALSAYTWRIDGRWSSARLGWVLYLGVLSVWEEWVFRLALPQVLEGFGATVWLAAALSALMFGAMHYFTLRWKWHWCVGAGFGGLYFSHQMELHGDLLWVAAIHWIATSINTPRPPSPPQPSAEEAPDSAEAMAAD; translated from the coding sequence ATGCTCCGAACCGCCGCCTTGCGCCCTCGTAAACGTCGTCTCCAGCGCGACAAGGATTTTACCGGTGCCCGGTTGTCCTCTTTTCGAGAGGTCTTCCTGCGACATGGGCTGCCCGGACTCGTACTCGCACTGTGTTTTCTCAGTGATCCTGGCCTGCGCAACGTCCTGGCCGGCAGTTTAGCTGGTGTTTCAGCCGATCCTCCGAGATATGCGGTCGGTTTTGTCGTCATTTTACTGGCCTTGAGTGCCTATACGTGGCGCATTGATGGTCGCTGGAGCAGCGCGCGATTGGGTTGGGTTCTGTATCTCGGCGTCTTGTCGGTCTGGGAAGAATGGGTGTTCAGACTGGCCCTCCCGCAAGTGCTGGAAGGATTCGGGGCGACAGTCTGGCTGGCCGCAGCGCTCAGTGCACTGATGTTCGGGGCGATGCATTATTTCACGCTGCGCTGGAAATGGCATTGGTGTGTCGGCGCCGGGTTCGGCGGTCTGTATTTCAGCCACCAGATGGAATTGCACGGGGATTTGCTGTGGGTCGCTGCCATTCACTGGATCGCGACTTCGATCAACACGCCGCGCCCACCGAGTCCGCCTCAGCCGAGCGCGGAGGAGGCTCCCGATTCAGCTGAGGCCATGGCGGCTGATTGA
- a CDS encoding DUF3126 family protein, with protein sequence MDREEVLRLEAYLKEKLNPGLRLIARKETDDSVEVYLGAEFLAVVYKDVDDGETSYALNMTVLAEDIGAN encoded by the coding sequence ATGGACCGCGAAGAAGTCTTGCGCCTCGAGGCGTATCTGAAGGAAAAGCTCAATCCGGGCCTGCGCCTGATAGCCCGCAAGGAAACCGATGATTCCGTCGAAGTTTATCTGGGCGCTGAATTCCTCGCTGTGGTCTACAAGGACGTCGATGATGGCGAAACCAGCTATGCGCTGAACATGACCGTTCTGGCTGAGGATATCGGCGCGAACTGA
- a CDS encoding enoyl-CoA hydratase-related protein produces MIESEFVNTKVEGNILIIEINRPDKMNAVHPPASRDMGEVLDKFAADKNLWVAIITGAGDRAFCAGNDLRYQAEGGDMFSVPSGFGGMTNRYDLFKPVIAAVNGVAMGGGFEIALACDLIIASDNARFALPEPKVGLAALAGGLHRLPRQIGLKRAMGMMLTGRHVMADEGKELGFVNEVVPQAELMDAAMRWAGMIAECSPTSVRTTKEVALKGLDTANFEDAFSMKYEAIANLFKGPDFIEGPLAFSQKRKPNWSGE; encoded by the coding sequence ATGATTGAGAGCGAATTTGTGAATACCAAGGTCGAAGGCAATATCCTGATCATCGAGATCAATCGACCGGATAAAATGAATGCGGTGCATCCGCCGGCCAGCCGCGATATGGGCGAGGTGCTCGACAAGTTCGCCGCCGATAAGAATCTGTGGGTGGCGATCATTACGGGGGCCGGAGACCGGGCCTTCTGTGCGGGCAATGATCTGCGGTATCAGGCTGAAGGCGGCGACATGTTCTCCGTGCCGAGCGGCTTTGGCGGTATGACCAATCGCTATGACTTGTTCAAACCGGTCATCGCAGCGGTGAACGGCGTTGCCATGGGCGGCGGATTCGAGATCGCGCTCGCGTGTGATCTGATCATCGCCTCGGACAATGCCCGATTTGCCCTGCCAGAACCAAAAGTTGGCCTGGCGGCACTCGCGGGTGGTCTTCATCGTCTGCCACGGCAGATCGGTCTGAAACGCGCCATGGGCATGATGTTGACCGGCCGTCATGTCATGGCGGATGAAGGCAAAGAGCTCGGCTTCGTCAATGAAGTCGTCCCGCAGGCTGAGCTCATGGATGCTGCGATGCGCTGGGCCGGAATGATCGCGGAATGCTCGCCAACCTCGGTGCGCACGACCAAGGAAGTCGCTCTGAAAGGTCTCGACACGGCCAACTTTGAAGACGCCTTCTCGATGAAGTATGAGGCCATCGCCAATCTGTTCAAAGGCCCGGATTTCATTGAAGGTCCACTGGCTTTCTCGCAGAAGCGCAAGCCCAACTGGTCCGGCGAATAA